The following proteins are encoded in a genomic region of Oncorhynchus gorbuscha isolate QuinsamMale2020 ecotype Even-year linkage group LG11, OgorEven_v1.0, whole genome shotgun sequence:
- the LOC124047858 gene encoding C-C motif chemokine 19-like has protein sequence MSLRVAALLLLASVLRSHVAASTDQALDCCLTTTDTKLPHRVVKSYSIQTVSGGCRIAATVFVTKKNLRLCGPPATKKNWVAKLIKQLKRKSNKGKDRKGKNGKRRH, from the exons ATGTCATTACGGGTGGCTGCACTTCTTCTGTTGGCATCTGTCCTCCGGAGCCATGTAGCAG CAAGCACAGATCAGGCTTTGGACTGCTGCTTGACAACGACCGATACCAAGCTTCCCCACAGAGTGGTGAAGTCATACAGTATCCAGACAGTCAGTGGAGGATGTCGGATAGCTGCCACTGT GTTTGTCACGAAGAAGAACCTTAGACTGTGTGGTCCTCCTGCCACCAAGAAGAACTGGGTGGCCAAACTCATCAAGCAACTGAAGAGGAAATCGAATAAGGGAAAGGACAGAAAAGGGAAGAATG GCAAGAGAAGACACTGA